A stretch of Lysobacter sp. K5869 DNA encodes these proteins:
- a CDS encoding FKBP-type peptidyl-prolyl cis-trans isomerase N-terminal domain-containing protein: MKLRLIAAAVAALALTAGNAVAQDTSSEKGKLSYALGYDLGRNATESGEQVDVNTIIKGLQDGYAKKQPSVPVDQLRTAVQNMQKRQAERAKAEWDKAAAENKTKSDAFVNANKGKAGVKALPNGAQYRVIETGTGAKPTQASTVALEVAGPFPWGERPAQARPANNIPSIKVSEIEMAAMRDVLLQMPAGSKWEVTLPAAQAYGADPRTPFPPNVAVQFEIKLVSVK; the protein is encoded by the coding sequence ATGAAGTTGCGTTTGATTGCTGCCGCCGTCGCGGCCCTGGCTCTGACCGCCGGCAACGCCGTCGCGCAGGACACTTCTTCCGAGAAGGGCAAGCTTAGCTATGCGCTCGGTTACGACCTCGGCCGCAACGCCACCGAAAGCGGCGAGCAGGTCGACGTGAACACCATCATCAAGGGTCTGCAAGACGGCTACGCCAAGAAGCAGCCCTCGGTGCCGGTCGACCAGCTGCGCACCGCCGTGCAGAACATGCAGAAGCGTCAGGCCGAGCGGGCCAAGGCCGAGTGGGACAAGGCCGCTGCCGAGAACAAGACCAAGAGCGACGCCTTCGTCAACGCCAACAAGGGCAAGGCCGGCGTGAAGGCGCTGCCGAACGGCGCCCAGTACCGCGTGATCGAAACCGGCACCGGCGCCAAGCCGACCCAGGCCAGCACCGTGGCCCTGGAAGTCGCCGGTCCGTTCCCGTGGGGCGAGCGTCCGGCGCAGGCGCGTCCGGCCAACAACATCCCGTCGATCAAGGTCAGCGAGATCGAAATGGCCGCGATGCGCGACGTGCTGCTGCAGATGCCGGCCGGCTCGAAATGGGAAGTGACCCTGCCGGCCGCCCAGGCCTACGGCGCCGACCCGCGCACTCCGTTCCCGCCGAACGTGGCCGTGCAGTTCGAGATCAAGCTGGTCAGCGTCAAGTAA
- a CDS encoding sulfurtransferase, translated as MSDWTTLVSAEDLAAALGREDLIVIDTRTSLSDRAASEQAYRDAHIPGARYADLDRDLSDHRKPGGGRHPWPDAADFVATLGRWGVTPRHQVVVYDAADGALAASRLWFLLRVLGHRRVAVLDGGWQRWSKLGLPTDAAVPAPQPTQYAASYEAQRLLDAQQVRSLLDSGGLLIDARAAERFRGDVEPLDKVAGHVPGARNRAFSLNLEDGRFKSPQALAQEFAPLLQGREPAQVAAMCGSGVTACHHLLAMAHAGFDGAGLYTGSWSGWIEDPRRPVATGDE; from the coding sequence ATGAGCGACTGGACCACCCTGGTTTCGGCCGAAGACTTGGCCGCGGCGCTGGGGCGCGAGGATCTGATCGTGATCGACACGCGCACCTCGCTGAGCGACCGCGCGGCGAGCGAGCAGGCCTATCGCGACGCGCACATTCCCGGCGCGCGCTACGCCGATCTCGATCGCGACCTGTCCGATCACCGCAAGCCCGGCGGCGGCCGCCACCCGTGGCCGGACGCGGCCGATTTCGTCGCCACGCTCGGCCGCTGGGGCGTGACGCCGCGGCATCAGGTCGTGGTCTACGACGCCGCCGACGGCGCGCTGGCTGCTTCGCGCTTGTGGTTCCTGCTGCGCGTGCTCGGCCATCGCCGCGTCGCCGTGCTCGACGGCGGCTGGCAGCGCTGGAGCAAGCTCGGCTTGCCGACCGACGCGGCGGTGCCGGCGCCGCAACCGACGCAGTACGCGGCCAGTTATGAGGCGCAGCGCTTGCTCGACGCGCAACAAGTGCGTTCGCTGCTGGATTCCGGCGGCTTGCTGATCGACGCGCGCGCGGCCGAGCGTTTCCGCGGCGACGTAGAACCTTTGGACAAAGTCGCCGGCCACGTGCCCGGCGCGCGCAACCGCGCGTTCTCGCTCAATCTCGAAGACGGCCGCTTCAAGTCGCCGCAGGCGCTGGCGCAGGAGTTCGCACCGTTGCTGCAGGGGCGCGAGCCTGCGCAGGTCGCGGCGATGTGCGGCTCCGGCGTGACCGCCTGCCACCACTTGCTGGCGATGGCGCATGCGGGATTCGACGGCGCCGGGTTGTACACCGGGTCGTGGAGCGGGTGGATCGAGGATCCGCGCAGGCCGGTGGCGACCGGGGACGAGTGA
- a CDS encoding substrate-binding domain-containing protein, with protein sequence MLRAAVSSLLWVCTLVFAAAAPAQEAERVRVAGSNTLAQALVPGVAQAWLRDIGYRDIQVRKPRPALTEIHASRDGQPLIVEIAASDSAHGFADLVEGNAQIAMMSRRPSAAELDAGWQLGDLASQDQEFVVALDGVAVVVNRANPIARLDMEQLRALFSGRSRDWRELGGRGGEVHLHLDASAGAVRDLMNDKVMRGSAFGEAQVHPDARALVAAVAADPFAVGLIPIGESYGAGTRPVAVSDGGRAVAPTRTDVLSEDYPLSRRLYLYGGQMMGALSRSFALYAMGRGGQRAVAQAGHVAVTLVPGRARPVTLGPVEYRQMVENAVRLPLSLRFNFAGSGESAVAASVYDSRAVRDLDRLRSFMRLPPNRGRSVLVIGFADASAGSPMASMMMSNDRADLVAQELVSRGIKVRVARGMGSALAVAGARDRLARYRNERVEVWLL encoded by the coding sequence ATGTTGCGTGCCGCGGTGTCGTCGCTGTTGTGGGTCTGTACGCTCGTCTTCGCCGCCGCGGCGCCCGCGCAGGAGGCCGAGCGGGTGCGCGTCGCAGGCTCCAACACCCTGGCGCAGGCGCTGGTGCCGGGCGTGGCGCAGGCGTGGCTGCGCGATATCGGTTATCGCGACATCCAGGTGCGCAAGCCGCGGCCGGCGCTGACCGAGATCCATGCCAGCCGCGACGGCCAGCCGCTGATCGTGGAGATCGCCGCCAGCGACTCGGCGCACGGCTTCGCCGATCTGGTCGAAGGCAACGCGCAGATCGCGATGATGTCGCGGCGGCCGAGCGCGGCCGAACTCGACGCGGGCTGGCAGCTCGGCGATCTGGCCTCGCAGGATCAGGAATTCGTGGTCGCGCTCGACGGCGTGGCGGTGGTGGTCAATCGCGCCAATCCGATCGCGCGCTTGGACATGGAGCAATTGCGCGCGCTGTTTTCCGGGCGTTCGCGCGATTGGCGCGAACTCGGCGGCCGCGGCGGCGAGGTGCATCTGCATCTGGACGCCAGCGCCGGCGCGGTGCGCGATCTGATGAACGACAAGGTCATGCGCGGCAGCGCGTTCGGCGAGGCGCAGGTGCATCCCGACGCGCGCGCGCTGGTCGCCGCGGTCGCCGCCGATCCGTTCGCGGTCGGGCTGATTCCGATCGGCGAGAGCTACGGCGCCGGCACGCGCCCGGTGGCGGTGTCCGACGGCGGCCGCGCGGTCGCGCCGACCCGCACCGACGTGCTCAGCGAGGACTATCCGCTGAGCCGGCGCTTGTATCTTTACGGCGGCCAGATGATGGGCGCGCTGAGCCGCAGCTTCGCGCTGTACGCGATGGGCCGCGGCGGCCAGCGCGCGGTCGCGCAGGCCGGCCACGTCGCGGTGACCCTGGTGCCGGGCCGCGCCCGGCCGGTGACGCTGGGGCCGGTGGAATACCGGCAGATGGTCGAGAACGCGGTGCGCCTGCCGTTGAGCCTGCGCTTCAACTTCGCCGGCTCCGGCGAGAGCGCGGTCGCCGCCAGCGTCTACGACAGCCGCGCGGTGCGCGACCTCGACCGCCTGCGCAGCTTCATGCGCCTGCCGCCGAACCGCGGCCGCAGCGTGCTGGTGATCGGTTTCGCCGACGCCAGCGCGGGCTCGCCGATGGCCTCGATGATGATGAGCAACGACCGCGCCGACCTGGTCGCGCAGGAATTGGTGTCGCGCGGGATCAAGGTGCGGGTGGCGCGCGGCATGGGCAGCGCGCTGGCGGTGGCGGGCGCGCGCGATCGGCTGGCGCGGTATCGCAATGAGCGGGTGGAGGTTTGGCTGCTTTGA
- a CDS encoding enoyl-CoA hydratase/isomerase family protein, translating into MNCVETQTHGDIVEIKLARAPVNALNPALCNAAREAVEHAIGHGAQGIVLSGGPKVFSAGLDVPYLLSLGDQRDHLLLAWQSFFGLARTLASAQVPVVAAIAGHAPAGGCVLTLCCDYRVMAAGDYRIGLNETQVGLVAPEGIQRLMRRVVGTYRAERLLVAGAMVDADTALRIGLVDELVEIDQVAAHAREWLQQLLSLPRSAMLQTRALARADLIEALRPEHIELDRFVDSWYSQDTQTALKALVAKLGK; encoded by the coding sequence ATGAATTGCGTAGAAACCCAGACCCACGGCGACATCGTCGAAATCAAGCTGGCGCGCGCGCCGGTCAACGCGCTCAACCCGGCGCTGTGCAACGCCGCGCGCGAGGCGGTCGAGCACGCCATCGGCCACGGCGCCCAGGGCATCGTGCTCAGCGGCGGGCCGAAGGTGTTTTCCGCGGGCCTGGACGTGCCGTACCTGCTGTCGCTGGGCGATCAGCGCGATCATCTGCTGCTCGCGTGGCAGTCGTTCTTCGGTCTGGCGCGCACGCTGGCTTCGGCGCAGGTGCCGGTGGTCGCGGCGATCGCCGGCCACGCCCCGGCCGGCGGCTGCGTGCTGACGCTGTGCTGCGATTACCGGGTGATGGCCGCCGGCGATTACCGCATCGGCCTCAACGAAACCCAGGTCGGACTGGTCGCGCCGGAAGGCATCCAGCGGCTGATGCGGCGCGTGGTCGGCACCTACCGCGCCGAGCGCCTGCTGGTGGCCGGCGCGATGGTCGACGCCGACACTGCGCTGCGCATCGGCCTGGTCGACGAGTTGGTGGAGATCGACCAAGTCGCCGCGCACGCGCGCGAGTGGCTGCAGCAACTGCTGAGCCTGCCGCGCAGCGCGATGCTGCAAACCCGCGCGCTGGCCCGCGCCGACCTGATCGAGGCGCTGCGCCCCGAGCACATCGAACTCGATCGCTTCGTCGATTCCTGGTATTCGCAGGATACGCAGACGGCGTTGAAGGCGTTGGTGGCGAAGTTAGGCAAGTGA
- a CDS encoding DUF4139 domain-containing protein translates to MNQPLRLLAPALAAGLLAACGGAPSGDRAAAPADGAKPNAQGAKPAATRDGALRLSVYSGDYEALANVRAASAGMPGYALVARPLRVALKRGANALEETPLPPSIDVEAATLTPRTPGVGIVAQRYVAAVSGAQNIMSGAIGRKVSVEHTAGGAKQTDSGVLLAAGDGLTLALDDGRIKVVRSYDSFSLVDNDDALPRQSALQWTVEATQAGDAEFELSYPMGGMAWRAEYQATLAPGAGCSLALDGAALVANRSGRGFEGARLSLVAGEPNRQRNLAGLDVVQVTGSRVAYAEAAPAPAPPMPLERAAGEHHAYDLPQPVTLRNGSTERIALFPRNDQVKCERIYALDASGVGWEPPQPLIERSYSGQTGELPVMNKVEFVNDQASGLGLPLPAGRLRAFDGGDFLGESTLDHTPAGADIKLALGKVFDLTAKREATDFRLDRTGRTMTESFSIEIKNAKKTAATVRVTEPLPRWSDWEIVSSSLPAKKKDARHAQFEVDVPAQGETKLTYTVRYRWPQDVKP, encoded by the coding sequence ATGAACCAGCCGTTGCGCCTGCTCGCTCCCGCGCTCGCCGCGGGCCTCCTGGCCGCCTGCGGCGGCGCCCCGTCCGGCGACCGCGCCGCCGCGCCCGCCGACGGCGCCAAGCCGAACGCCCAGGGCGCCAAGCCCGCCGCCACGCGCGACGGCGCGCTGCGCCTGAGCGTCTACAGCGGCGACTACGAAGCCCTCGCCAACGTCCGCGCCGCCAGCGCCGGCATGCCGGGCTACGCCCTGGTCGCGCGGCCGCTGCGGGTCGCGCTCAAGCGCGGCGCCAACGCGCTGGAAGAAACCCCGCTGCCGCCGTCGATCGACGTCGAAGCCGCGACCCTGACCCCGCGCACGCCCGGCGTCGGCATCGTCGCCCAGCGCTACGTGGCCGCGGTGTCGGGCGCGCAGAACATCATGAGCGGCGCGATCGGCCGCAAGGTGTCGGTCGAACACACCGCCGGCGGCGCCAAGCAGACCGACAGCGGCGTGCTGCTCGCGGCCGGCGACGGCCTCACCCTTGCGCTCGACGACGGCCGGATCAAGGTCGTCCGCAGCTACGACAGTTTCAGTCTGGTCGACAACGACGACGCATTGCCGCGCCAGTCGGCGCTGCAATGGACGGTCGAAGCCACCCAAGCCGGCGACGCCGAATTCGAGCTCAGCTATCCGATGGGCGGCATGGCCTGGCGCGCCGAATACCAGGCCACGCTCGCGCCGGGCGCGGGCTGCTCGCTCGCGCTCGACGGCGCGGCCCTGGTCGCCAACCGTTCCGGCCGCGGCTTCGAGGGCGCGCGCTTGAGTCTGGTCGCGGGCGAACCCAACCGTCAGCGCAATCTGGCGGGGCTCGACGTCGTCCAGGTCACCGGCAGCCGAGTGGCCTACGCCGAAGCAGCGCCCGCTCCCGCGCCGCCGATGCCGCTGGAACGCGCCGCCGGCGAACACCACGCCTACGACTTGCCGCAGCCGGTGACCCTACGCAACGGCAGCACCGAACGCATCGCGCTGTTCCCGCGCAACGACCAGGTCAAGTGCGAGCGCATCTACGCGCTCGACGCCAGCGGCGTGGGCTGGGAGCCGCCGCAGCCGCTGATCGAGCGCAGCTACTCCGGACAGACCGGCGAGCTGCCGGTCATGAACAAGGTCGAATTCGTCAACGATCAGGCTTCGGGACTCGGCCTGCCGTTGCCGGCCGGTCGCCTGCGCGCGTTCGACGGCGGCGATTTCCTCGGCGAATCCACGCTCGACCACACGCCCGCCGGCGCCGACATCAAGCTCGCCCTGGGCAAGGTGTTCGACCTGACCGCCAAGCGCGAGGCCACCGATTTCCGCCTCGACCGTACCGGACGGACGATGACCGAATCGTTCTCGATCGAGATCAAGAACGCGAAGAAGACCGCGGCCACGGTCCGCGTCACCGAACCCTTGCCGCGCTGGAGCGATTGGGAGATCGTGTCGTCCAGCCTGCCGGCGAAGAAGAAGGACGCGCGACACGCGCAGTTCGAGGTGGACGTGCCGGCGCAAGGCGAGACCAAGCTGACCTACACCGTGCGCTACCGCTGGCCCCAGGACGTCAAACCATGA
- a CDS encoding copper chaperone PCu(A)C has translation MAKSPAPNKGCVAQVREGWVRLPPMQMPMMAGFGRIENRCAQPVVIVGAKSAAFGDVSLHETRIVDGISKMRALPELRIAPDGAAVLKPGGMHLMLMQPHAPLKEGSRVAVEFVLKDGGSLLGEFEVRKAAP, from the coding sequence ATGGCGAAATCGCCCGCGCCGAACAAGGGCTGTGTGGCGCAGGTGCGCGAGGGCTGGGTGCGCTTGCCGCCGATGCAGATGCCGATGATGGCCGGCTTCGGCCGGATCGAAAACCGCTGCGCGCAGCCGGTGGTCATCGTCGGCGCGAAGAGCGCGGCGTTCGGCGACGTGTCGCTGCACGAGACCCGCATCGTCGACGGCATCAGCAAGATGCGCGCACTGCCGGAACTGCGCATCGCGCCCGACGGCGCGGCCGTGCTCAAGCCCGGCGGCATGCATCTGATGTTGATGCAGCCGCATGCGCCGCTCAAGGAAGGCAGTCGGGTGGCGGTGGAATTCGTATTGAAGGACGGCGGCTCGCTGCTCGGCGAGTTCGAGGTGCGTAAGGCCGCGCCATGA
- a CDS encoding thioesterase family protein, with translation MIRVPLSVRWRDLDAFNHVNNSKFLSYLEEARLRWMVTLPGHGMDEHVAPVVAAAHLNYRRPIEWPNEIDIELFVERLGNTSLSIGHRIVGAHDPSALYCEGNVVMVWIHRETGQPAALPEPVRAACSPR, from the coding sequence CTGATCCGCGTGCCGTTGTCGGTGCGCTGGCGCGATCTGGACGCGTTCAACCACGTCAACAATTCCAAGTTCCTCAGCTACCTCGAGGAAGCGCGCCTGCGCTGGATGGTGACCCTGCCGGGCCACGGCATGGACGAGCACGTCGCGCCCGTGGTCGCGGCCGCGCATCTGAACTACCGCCGCCCGATCGAGTGGCCGAACGAGATCGACATCGAGCTGTTCGTCGAACGCCTGGGCAACACCAGCCTGAGCATCGGCCACCGCATCGTCGGCGCCCACGACCCCAGCGCGCTGTATTGCGAGGGCAACGTGGTGATGGTGTGGATCCACCGCGAAACCGGCCAACCGGCGGCGTTGCCGGAACCGGTGCGCGCCGCCTGCTCGCCGCGCTGA
- the uvrA gene encoding excinuclease ABC subunit UvrA — MALDYIRIRGARTHNLKNIDLDLPRDKLIVITGLSGSGKSSLAFDTIYAEGQRRYVESLSAYARQFLSVMEKPDVDHIEGLSPAISIEQKSTSHNPRSTVGTITEVYDYLRLLYARVGSPRCPDHHYPLEAQTVSQMVDQVIALDPEQRYMLLAPVIRERKGEHAQVFEQLRAQGFVRVRVDGTLYEIDAVPPLALRVKHTIEAVIDRFKPREDIKQRLAESFETALKLGDGMAQVMSLDNAEAAPLLFSSKYSCPVCDYSLPELEPRLFSFNSPIGACPTCDGLGVAEFFDPARVVVHPELSLAAGAVRGWDRRNAYYFQLIQSLAKHYKFNVDTPWQSLSAAQQKAVLYGSGDELISFNYITENGGRSQRKHRFEGIVPNLERRYRETESAAVREELAKFISQRPCPDCAGARLNRAARNVFVAERPLPDLVVLPVDEALNFFKTLQLPGWRGEIAIKIVKEIVDRLRFLVDVGLDYLTLERKADSLSGGEAQRIRLASQIGAGLVGVMYVLDEPSIGLHQRDNERLLGTLTRLRDLGNTVIVVEHDEDAIRLADHVVDIGPGAGVHGGEVIAQGTLHDVLKAPRSLTGQYLSGKRKIDIPKNRHKPNPKTTLHLRGATGNNLKDVDLAIPAGLLTCVTGVSGSGKSTLINDTLYVIAANELNGAAQTPAPHKSVENIELFDKVVDIDQSPIGRTPRSNPATYTGLFTPLRELFAQVPEARARGYSPGRFSFNVRGGRCEACQGDGLIKVEMHFLPDVYVPCDVCHGKRYNRETLEVLYKGYNINDVLEMTVEAALALFENVPSIGRKLETLMDVGLSYIKLGQSATTLSGGEAQRVKLSKELSRRDTGRTLYILDEPTTGLHFHDIEHLLAVLHRLRDDGNTVVVIEHNLDVIKTADWVIDLGPEGGHRGGTILATGTPEHIASLAHSHTGRFLAPLLGMPVPGEVGSDKRAGKAAKAPAKTKTKTDAPAARAKKKSAA; from the coding sequence CGCGGCGCGCGGACGCACAACCTCAAGAACATCGATCTCGATCTGCCGCGCGACAAGCTGATCGTGATCACCGGACTGTCCGGTTCGGGCAAGTCCTCGCTGGCCTTCGACACGATCTACGCCGAAGGCCAGCGCCGCTACGTCGAATCGCTGTCGGCCTACGCCCGCCAGTTCCTGTCGGTGATGGAAAAGCCCGATGTCGACCACATCGAAGGCCTGTCGCCGGCGATTTCGATCGAGCAGAAATCCACCTCGCACAACCCGCGTTCGACCGTCGGCACCATCACCGAGGTCTACGACTACCTGCGCTTGCTGTACGCGCGCGTCGGCAGTCCGCGCTGCCCGGATCACCACTACCCGCTGGAGGCGCAGACCGTCAGCCAGATGGTCGATCAGGTGATCGCGCTCGATCCCGAACAGCGCTACATGCTGCTGGCGCCGGTGATCCGCGAGCGCAAGGGCGAGCACGCCCAGGTGTTCGAGCAACTGCGCGCGCAGGGCTTCGTGCGCGTGCGCGTGGACGGCACCTTGTACGAAATCGACGCGGTGCCGCCGCTGGCGCTGCGGGTCAAGCACACCATCGAAGCGGTGATCGACCGCTTCAAGCCGCGCGAGGACATCAAGCAGCGTCTGGCCGAATCCTTCGAGACCGCGCTCAAGCTCGGCGACGGCATGGCCCAGGTGATGTCGCTGGACAACGCCGAGGCCGCGCCGCTGCTGTTCTCGTCCAAGTACAGCTGCCCGGTCTGCGATTACTCGCTGCCCGAACTCGAACCGCGCCTGTTCTCGTTCAACTCGCCGATCGGCGCCTGCCCGACCTGCGACGGCCTGGGCGTGGCCGAATTCTTCGACCCGGCGCGCGTGGTCGTGCATCCCGAGCTCTCGCTCGCCGCCGGCGCGGTGCGCGGCTGGGACCGCCGCAACGCGTACTACTTCCAGCTGATCCAGTCGCTGGCCAAGCACTACAAGTTCAACGTCGACACGCCGTGGCAGTCGCTCAGCGCCGCGCAGCAGAAGGCGGTGCTGTACGGCAGCGGCGACGAGCTGATCAGCTTCAACTACATCACCGAGAACGGCGGCCGCAGCCAGCGCAAGCACCGCTTCGAAGGCATCGTGCCGAATCTCGAACGCCGCTACCGCGAGACCGAATCGGCGGCGGTGCGCGAGGAACTGGCCAAGTTCATCAGCCAGCGCCCCTGCCCCGACTGCGCCGGCGCGCGCCTCAACCGCGCCGCGCGCAACGTGTTCGTGGCCGAGCGGCCGCTGCCGGATCTGGTGGTGCTGCCGGTCGACGAAGCGCTGAACTTCTTCAAGACCCTGCAGCTGCCGGGCTGGCGCGGCGAGATCGCGATCAAGATCGTCAAGGAGATCGTCGATCGCCTGCGCTTCCTGGTCGACGTCGGCCTGGATTACCTGACCCTGGAACGCAAGGCCGACTCGCTCTCGGGCGGCGAAGCCCAGCGCATCCGTCTGGCCAGCCAGATCGGCGCCGGCCTGGTCGGCGTCATGTACGTGCTCGACGAGCCGTCGATCGGCCTGCACCAGCGCGACAACGAGCGCCTGCTCGGCACCCTGACCCGCCTGCGCGACCTCGGCAACACGGTGATCGTGGTCGAACACGACGAGGACGCGATCCGTCTGGCCGACCACGTCGTCGACATCGGCCCCGGCGCCGGCGTGCACGGCGGCGAAGTGATCGCGCAAGGCACGCTGCACGACGTGCTCAAGGCGCCGCGTTCGCTGACCGGCCAGTACCTCAGCGGCAAGCGCAAGATCGACATCCCGAAGAACCGCCACAAGCCCAACCCGAAGACCACGCTGCACCTGCGCGGCGCCACCGGCAACAACCTCAAGGACGTCGATCTGGCGATTCCGGCGGGCTTGCTGACCTGCGTCACCGGCGTGTCGGGCTCGGGCAAGTCCACCCTCATCAACGACACGCTCTACGTCATCGCCGCCAACGAGCTCAACGGCGCGGCGCAGACGCCGGCGCCGCACAAGTCGGTGGAGAACATCGAGCTGTTCGACAAGGTCGTGGACATCGACCAGTCGCCGATCGGCCGCACCCCGCGTTCCAACCCGGCCACCTACACCGGCTTGTTCACGCCGCTGCGCGAGCTGTTCGCGCAGGTCCCCGAAGCGCGCGCGCGCGGCTACTCGCCGGGCCGTTTCAGCTTCAACGTGCGCGGCGGCCGCTGCGAGGCCTGCCAGGGCGACGGCCTGATCAAGGTCGAAATGCACTTCCTGCCGGACGTGTACGTGCCCTGCGACGTCTGCCACGGCAAGCGCTACAACCGCGAGACGCTGGAAGTCCTGTACAAGGGCTACAACATCAACGACGTGTTGGAGATGACGGTCGAGGCGGCGCTGGCGCTGTTCGAGAACGTGCCCAGCATCGGCCGCAAGCTGGAAACGCTGATGGACGTGGGCCTGAGCTACATCAAGCTGGGCCAGAGCGCGACCACCCTGTCCGGCGGCGAGGCGCAGCGCGTCAAGCTGTCGAAGGAACTGTCGCGCCGCGACACCGGGCGCACGCTCTACATCCTCGACGAGCCCACCACCGGCCTGCACTTCCACGACATCGAGCATCTGCTCGCGGTGCTGCACCGCCTGCGCGACGACGGCAACACCGTGGTGGTGATCGAGCACAACCTCGACGTCATCAAGACCGCCGACTGGGTCATCGACCTGGGGCCGGAAGGCGGCCACCGCGGCGGCACCATCCTCGCCACCGGCACGCCCGAGCACATCGCGTCCCTGGCGCACTCGCACACCGGACGCTTCCTGGCGCCGCTGTTGGGCATGCCGGTGCCGGGCGAAGTCGGCAGCGACAAGCGCGCCGGCAAGGCCGCGAAGGCGCCCGCCAAGACCAAAACCAAGACCGACGCGCCCGCCGCGCGCGCCAAGAAGAAATCCGCCGCATGA